In Oryza glaberrima chromosome 8, OglaRS2, whole genome shotgun sequence, the following are encoded in one genomic region:
- the LOC127782434 gene encoding reticulon-like protein B21 yields the protein MQQQTTGGVATRRRLSVPRGAGAAAAAASAASVWETRMKMDEVKGGVKVFSAGGDDADEEGLRVYRRLRRNQSDGGGGASGSTNAAAAAKKRRNWKASEPVTAIGDLRKSRSDVAVAAAAPAVGIVTTAKRSVTRVTTPEKKVAASAAAAEVKEVVVVEVPETNNLDEETEEEEDEEELEEELEAEDEEEEEEKEVLDQDHMAIDDDEAAKSTAPHQVDDQDLEPPTKRGVKIVPTSVEDERAANPEPVKPPVKKLAATIDLRAVNPEPVTIPPVEKKAMPVIIHRMTNAEPAKSSPEKKASPLNGRRIPKQDPISAPPVEEEYEEIQGRPSVPSRSNGRMQNIVDLVMWRDVSKSTLVFGLGTFLLISSSYAKDLNYNTITAASYLGLVYLGLRFLSKSILNRGENVDCDDAERSGERYLVGEEEAIWLLRLVLPYINEVLLNLRSLFSGEPATTMKLALLLFAMARCGNFVTLWTLAKLVFFGVFIIPKVCSSYSTQLARYGRFWLERFRDGWESCSHKKAVVAAVFTLVWNVSSTVARVWAVFMLVVAMKCYQQRMMEYGWSSTVEDSQEATAAATGDDESPQEETPARSSPAKAHDHEPAQGFGAAAPARHRRTPVSGEFARERLRVRGGIQPR from the exons ATGCAGCAGCAGACCACGGGTGGGGTCGCCACCAGGAGGCGGCTGTCGGTGCCGAGGGgtgccggtgcggcggcggcggcggcatcggcggcgtcGGTGTGGGAGACGAGGATGAAGATGGACGAGGTGAAGGGAGGGGTCAAGGTGTTCAGCGCCGGCggggacgacgccgacgaggaaggGCTCAGGGTCTACCGCCGCCTCAGGCGCAAccagagcgacggcggcggtggcgcgtcgGGGTCGACGAATGCGGCGGCCGCGGCTAAGAAGAGGCGGAACTGGAAGGCGTCCGAGCCCGTCACCGCCATCGGGGACCTGCGCAAGTCGCGCTCCgacgtcgccgttgccgccgcggcgccggcggtcgGGATCGTCACCACCGCCAAGCGCTCCGTCACCAGGGTCACCACGCCGGAGAAGAAagtggccgcctccgccgctgccgccgaggtCAAGGAGGTGGTTGTGGTGGAAGTGCCGGAAACCAACAATTTGGATGAGgaaacagaggaggaggaggacgaggaggaatTGGAAGAAGAGCTCGAAgcagaggatgaggaggaggaggaggagaaggaggtgcTCGACCAAGATCACATGGCCATTGACGACGACGAAGCTGCAAAATCAACAGCTCCGCATCAAG TGGATGACCAAGATCTTGAGCCACCGACAAAAA GAGGGGTTAAGATTGTCCCAACTTCAGTGGAGGATGAGAGAGCGGCAAATCCGGAGCCAGTCAAGCCTCCAG TAAAGAAGCTTGCCGCAACAATTGATCTCCGGGCGGTGAACCCAGAGCCAGTGACTATTCCACCAG TGGAGAAGAAGGCTATGCCAGTGATAATTCACCGGATGACGAACGCAGAGCCAGCTAAATCTTCTCCAG AGAAAAAAGCGTCGCCACTGAACGGCCGCCGGATTCCCAAGCAAGATCCAATCAGTGCTCCTCCTG TCGAAGAAGAGTACGAGGAGATTCAGGGCAGGCCATCAGTACCCAGCAGAAGCAATGGAAGAATGCAGAATATTG TGGATTTGGTCATGTGGAGAGATGTCTCCAAGTCTACACTTGTCTTTGGATTAGGGACTTTTTTACTGATCTCCTCCTCCTATGCCAAAGACCTAAACTATAA CACAATCACAGCAGCTTCATATCTTGGCCTAGTCTACCTTGGTCTAAGGTTCCTTAGCAAGTCCATACTTAACAG GGGAGAGAATGTGGACTGTGATGATGCTGAGAGGAGTGGTGAAAGGTAcctggtgggggaggaggaggccatctGGCTGCTCAGGCTTGTTCTGCCTTACATCAATGAGGTGCTCCTGAATCTAAGGTCCCTCTTCTCTGGTGAGCCTGCAACAACCATGAAG CTGGCACTCCTGCTGTTTGCAATGGCCCGGTGTGGCAACTTTGTCACCCTCTGGACACTGGCAAAACTGG TGTTCTTTGGGGTCTTCATCATTCCGAAGGTGTGCTCATCTTACTCCACCCAGCTTGCAAGATATG GGAGGTTTTGGCTGGAGAGGTTCAGGGATGGATGGGAGTCCTGCTCCCACAAGAAGGCGGTCGTGGCAGCCGTCTTCACCCTTGTCTGGAACGTCTCATCCACGGTTGCTCGTGTCTGGGCTG TGTTCATGCTGGTGGTGGCCATGAAGTGCTACCAGCAGCGGATGATGGAGTACGGCTGGAGCAGCACGGTGGAGGACTCACaggaggccaccgccgccgccaccggcgacgatgAGTCACCGCAGGAAGAAACTCCTGCTAGATCAAGCCCGGCCAAGGCGCACGACCACGAGCCGGCACAGGGATTtggggcagcggcgccggcgcggcatCGCCGGACGCCAGTCTCCGGCGAGTTTGCAAGGGAGAGGCTGAGAGTGAGGGGTGGCATCCAGCCTAGGTGA